A DNA window from Daucus carota subsp. sativus chromosome 3, DH1 v3.0, whole genome shotgun sequence contains the following coding sequences:
- the LOC108213585 gene encoding F-box protein At2g27310, producing the protein MTTIAALHSDIIETHLLAKFDGPSLVSAASTCHFLNTLCNKESLWEDICNSTWNSIKHPLVRHTISSFPAGYRSFYSDSFPLLRANIGQRMLRGHAHAHASELISAVDIHFENKPLYSKVIVNYTNTNTSAPCFPGSLFSVNLIECKETVEIPLEYQGNENACMSKLEEGLRLSWIVIDPALKRAANVSSLRPVSVRPYRDGIKVIYATFLSGDCCGIHTTELVECRIVTIFKCDEGKMLRLREVSLCVVDMVRTRLDRGRSLRILEAAMERADRKKENGDGKKMYGKYLEFKRKKKEEQKRRRDRIYVVLWVFQAIIWVFFAISLISLLYPA; encoded by the coding sequence ATGACTACAATTGCGGCCCTTCACTCAGACATTATCGAAACTCATTTGTTAGCTAAATTTGATGGCCCTTCTCTGGTCTCTGCTGCTTCTACTTGTCATTTCTTAAACACTCTCTGCAACAAAGAAAGCTTGTGGGAAGACATTTGCAATTCCACATGGAACTCCATCAAACATCCTCTTGTTCGACACACCATCTCTTCCTTTCCTGCTGGCTACCGCTCTTTTTACTCCGACTCCTTCCCTCTTCTGCGTGCTAACATTGGCCAAAGAATGCTCCGCGGTCATGCTCATGCTCATGCCTCGGAGCTGATATCAGCTGTTGATATACACTTTGAGAATAAACCACTTTACTCCAAAGTAATTGTCAACTACACGAATACTAATACGAGTGCTCCTTGCTTTCCTGGATCATTATTCTCTGTTAATTTGATTGAATGTAAGGAAACTGTGGAAATTCCATTGGAATACCAAGGTAATGAGAATGCATGCATGTCAAAGCTCGAAGAAGGCTTGAGACTCAGCTGGATTGTCATTGATCCGGCTCTGAAACGAGCAGCTAACGTGTCGAGTTTGAGGCCTGTTTCTGTGAGGCCATATCGGGATGGtataaaagttatatatgcCACATTTCTCTCTGGTGACTGCTGTGGCATTCACACAACGGAGCTTGTTGAATGCAGGATTGTGACTATTTTTAAGTGTGATGAAGGAAAAATGTTAAGACTGAGAGAGGTGAGTTTGTGTGTGGTGGACATGGTTAGGACACGATTGGACCGGGGAAGGAGTTTAAGAATATTAGAGGCGGCGATGGAGAGGGCGGATCGAAAGAAAGAGAACGGAGATGGGAAGAAAATGTATGGCAAGTACCTAGagtttaaaagaaagaagaaagaagaacaGAAGAGGAGGCGGGACAGGATATATGTTGTTCTCTGGGTTTTTCAGGCTATTATCTGGGTATTTTTCGCCATTTCCTTGATTAGTTTGCTCTATCCTGCTTAA
- the LOC108212395 gene encoding probable F-box protein At2g36090 → MASSSVDHGIGGTDTSSLDVLHPEIIETRVLAKLDGRSIASVACTSNLLRTLCNRKSLWRGICNSTWDSVKHPLVQQTICSFPGSYRSFYNDSFPVLCSSRTKKGGLRDQVKTRELISAVDIHYEKNPVHSKVLVTNVHASSFPQSLFCVDLIESNETVEMPLKYEGDENKCMLKLEEKLTLSWIVIDPTLKRAANVSSSRPVCVKPYWDGTSIKVIYATILSGDSCGIYKTEFVECRIVAIFGCEEGKNIELRKLSFCVVDMERTRLKGEKTLRILQEAMVSGQRKKRNGEAKEVYSKYLSILSERDVKKRRQNMLYSVLWIITVSFWFSSPFA, encoded by the coding sequence ATGGCTTCGAGCTCTGTTGATCATGGTATTGGCGGAACAGACACATCTTCTCTAGATGTCCTTCACCCAGAAATCATCGAGACACGTGTTTTGGCTAAATTGGACGGCCGTTCTATTGCTTCTGTGGCCTGTACTTCCAACTTATTACGGACTCTCTGCAACAGAAAAAGCTTGTGGAGAGGCATTTGTAATTCCACCTGGGACTCTGTAAAACACCCACTAGTCCAACAAACTATCTGTTCCTTTCCTGGCAGCTATCGCTCTTTTTACAACGATTCATTCCCCGTTCTATGTTCTTCAAGAACTAAAAAGGGAGGCCTTCGCGATCAAGTAAAAACCAGGGAGCTAATTTCAGCTGTGGATATACACTACGAGAAGAATCCGGTTCACTCCAAAGTATTAGTCACCAATGTGCATGCCAGCAGCTTTCCACAATCGTTGTTCTGTGTGGACTTGATTGAGTCCAACGAAACTGTGGAAATGCCATTGAAATACGAAGGTGATGAGAATAAGTGCATGTTAAAGCTGGAAGAGAAGTTGACCCTGAGTTGGATTGTCATTGATCCTACTCTGAAAAGGGCAGCCAATGTGTCGAGTTCGAGGCCAGTTTGTGTGAAACCATACTGGGATGGAACTAGTATTAAGGTCATATACGCCACAATTCTCTCCGGTGATTCCTGTGGCATCtataaaacagagtttgttgaatGTAGGATCGTAGCTATATTTGGCTGCGAAGAAGGAAAAAACATTGAACTGAGGAAGCTGAGTTTTTGTGTGGTTGACATGGAAAGGACACGTTTAAAAGGCGAAAAGACTCTAAGGATACTGCAGGAGGCTATGGTGAGTGGCCAAAGGAAGAAACGAAATGGTGAAGCGAAAGAGGTGTATTCTAAGTATTTAAGTATTCTAAGCGAAAGAGATGTTAAGAAGAGGAGGCAGAATATGTTATATTCGGTTTTGTGGATCATCACTGTATCATTTTGGTTTTCTTCGCCATTCGCTTAG